One window of Paenibacillus sp. FSL K6-3182 genomic DNA carries:
- a CDS encoding MFS transporter — MKTAVWLYLFLFIAFFDLHAQYPILTPFAISLGAAPSFIGLMMGMYSITHLPGNLIAGFGVDRYGSRLFIVFSLMAAGIVLLFQSHVTNPWQLLTLRSISGFVLAFLSPACLSLLARITSDRTEQGKLMAGNGLVHTLASVVSPAAGAYLVAKIGFSTAFTLLGWVLIVTSVCALFFIKEVRQKVEQTEAEGNDGKKKTKLPLEPAVPIPWLVYLLPVAISCAQGILSFELPLLAKTQEAMMTTGLLFSVISIGALVTLSMLFLNRVSAYLRTLWGSLILAIIYFGIASDIPAPLTLMLLFVGMAKGVILPALSTLLIELSGGARYGRTFSVLSIAFSIGAFIGPMAAGQLRNYISPYYIAFIALMIAVALLPLRISRSLSSRTHFS, encoded by the coding sequence GTGAAAACCGCGGTTTGGCTGTACTTATTTTTGTTTATCGCTTTTTTTGATTTGCATGCGCAATACCCCATTTTAACACCTTTTGCCATCTCTTTAGGTGCAGCGCCTTCCTTCATCGGACTCATGATGGGCATGTACTCCATTACGCATTTGCCTGGAAATCTCATTGCAGGCTTTGGCGTTGACCGTTATGGCAGCAGATTGTTTATCGTGTTCAGCCTTATGGCAGCCGGAATTGTTCTCCTGTTTCAATCACATGTAACTAATCCTTGGCAGCTCCTCACGCTCCGCTCCATCAGCGGTTTTGTGCTTGCATTTCTGTCTCCTGCTTGCTTGTCCCTGCTTGCAAGAATAACGAGCGATCGAACGGAGCAAGGAAAGCTTATGGCTGGCAATGGACTCGTTCATACACTAGCATCAGTCGTATCTCCAGCAGCAGGAGCGTATCTCGTTGCAAAAATTGGATTTTCAACTGCTTTTACGCTGCTTGGATGGGTTCTGATCGTAACATCTGTCTGCGCTCTGTTCTTTATTAAAGAAGTTCGCCAGAAGGTAGAGCAAACGGAAGCTGAGGGCAACGACGGGAAAAAGAAAACGAAGCTGCCGCTTGAACCTGCAGTGCCTATTCCTTGGCTCGTCTACCTGCTGCCTGTTGCAATAAGCTGCGCGCAGGGTATCCTATCGTTCGAGCTGCCGCTGCTTGCCAAAACGCAGGAAGCGATGATGACGACCGGACTTTTATTTTCCGTTATCAGTATCGGCGCACTCGTCACATTAAGCATGCTGTTTCTGAACCGCGTATCCGCGTATTTGCGAACTTTGTGGGGCTCGCTCATTCTTGCCATTATTTACTTTGGCATTGCATCCGATATACCGGCACCTCTAACATTGATGCTGCTTTTTGTCGGTATGGCGAAAGGAGTCATTTTGCCCGCGCTGTCCACCTTATTAATTGAGCTTAGCGGCGGAGCACGTTACGGCCGTACTTTTTCCGTATTATCCATCGCCTTCTCCATCGGAGCGTTTATCGGACCGATGGCGGCAGGACAGCTTCGCAATTATATATCGCCTTACTACATAGCATTTATTGCATTGATGATAGCAGTCGCTCTGCTCCCGCTGCGTATTTCCCGTTCACTTTCTTCCCGCACCCATTTTTCGTAG
- a CDS encoding metal ABC transporter ATP-binding protein yields the protein MNQSTTAAKQNTKQIAPLTIKGLSVAYQKKPVLRNVSFEVSEGELVGVIGPNGAGKSTLMKAALGLIPSIGGEVLVYGKSYKQQRKMIGYVPQRESVDWDFPTNALDVVLMGRYGHLGWFRRPSAKDKAIALECLNKVGMADYAGRQISQLSGGQQQRVFLARALAQDAKLYFMDEPFAGVDAATEKAIITLLQELKLQGKTVIVVHHDLATVQDYFDSVLLLNVELQAFGKTEQTFTQEKLQRTYGGRLAFLDRSMQSPSRFDGKGE from the coding sequence ATGAACCAATCTACAACAGCTGCCAAGCAAAATACGAAACAAATTGCACCGCTTACGATTAAAGGACTAAGCGTTGCTTATCAGAAGAAGCCAGTGCTTCGGAACGTATCGTTCGAAGTAAGTGAAGGTGAGCTCGTCGGGGTAATCGGACCCAATGGCGCAGGTAAGTCGACACTGATGAAGGCGGCACTTGGCCTCATACCGAGCATTGGCGGAGAAGTGTTAGTATACGGCAAGTCTTATAAGCAGCAGCGGAAAATGATCGGATATGTCCCGCAGCGAGAATCGGTGGATTGGGATTTTCCAACGAATGCGCTTGATGTTGTACTTATGGGCCGTTATGGTCATTTAGGCTGGTTCCGCCGCCCAAGCGCGAAGGATAAGGCGATTGCACTGGAGTGCCTGAACAAGGTTGGAATGGCCGATTATGCGGGCAGGCAAATCAGTCAGCTCTCTGGCGGACAGCAGCAGCGCGTGTTTCTAGCGCGTGCATTGGCGCAGGATGCGAAGCTGTACTTTATGGATGAACCATTTGCAGGCGTGGATGCGGCGACAGAGAAAGCCATTATCACATTGCTGCAGGAGCTGAAGCTGCAAGGGAAAACGGTTATCGTTGTCCATCATGATCTTGCGACTGTGCAAGATTATTTTGATTCGGTACTGCTCCTGAATGTAGAGCTTCAAGCATTCGGCAAAACAGAGCAAACCTTTACGCAGGAGAAATTACAGCGTACTTACGGCGGCAGACTGGCGTTTCTTGATCGCAGCATGCAGTCTCCGTCACGTTTTGACGGAAAGGGTGAGTAA
- a CDS encoding metal ABC transporter permease, with amino-acid sequence MSDFWILLTGALVASCCGILGVFLVLRKMAMIGDAISHSVMPGIVIAFLLSGSRDSLLMMFAALLCGLLTTFLIQMFQQSGIQSDASIGVVFTALFAIGVVLVSLYARQVHLDQDAILYGEIAYVHWNIWELGGVNMGPKAVWLLGTTLLIITSVIVLFYKQFKLCAFDPALAAAIGIPVAIFHYLLMGLVSMATVSSFESVGAILVVGLLIIPASTAYLLTDRLGLMIVLSVAAGVASTFIGYGTAVLLDASIAGCMVCAAALLFVIAFLFSPSHGIVIKKLRLRKLA; translated from the coding sequence ATGAGCGACTTCTGGATCTTGCTTACAGGTGCTCTAGTAGCAAGCTGCTGCGGTATTCTAGGTGTATTTCTTGTTTTGCGCAAAATGGCGATGATCGGTGATGCGATTAGCCACTCCGTCATGCCTGGTATCGTTATCGCGTTTTTGCTCAGTGGCTCGCGCGATTCGCTGCTAATGATGTTCGCAGCACTATTATGCGGATTGCTGACGACCTTTCTTATTCAAATGTTTCAGCAAAGCGGCATTCAATCCGATGCTTCGATCGGCGTTGTCTTTACAGCATTATTCGCCATTGGCGTCGTTCTCGTAAGCTTGTATGCTCGTCAGGTGCATTTGGACCAGGATGCGATTTTGTACGGTGAGATTGCGTATGTACACTGGAATATTTGGGAGCTTGGCGGCGTAAATATGGGCCCGAAAGCCGTCTGGCTGCTCGGCACAACACTGCTGATCATAACGTCAGTTATCGTTTTGTTCTATAAACAATTCAAGTTATGCGCGTTTGATCCTGCCCTTGCGGCTGCAATCGGCATACCTGTAGCTATCTTTCATTATTTATTAATGGGTCTCGTATCGATGGCTACCGTCAGCTCCTTTGAAAGCGTTGGAGCTATACTCGTTGTAGGACTGCTGATTATCCCGGCATCTACCGCTTATTTACTGACAGATCGGCTCGGCCTTATGATCGTTTTGAGTGTAGCAGCCGGCGTAGCTAGTACATTCATCGGGTATGGTACAGCTGTTTTATTAGATGCTTCAATCGCTGGCTGTATGGTGTGCGCAGCTGCATTATTGTTCGTTATCGCATTTTTGTTCTCGCCCTCACATGGCATTGTAATCAAGAAATTGCGTCTAAGAAAGTTAGCATAA
- a CDS encoding zinc ABC transporter substrate-binding protein: MRKTYKTNSALRRFIMVIVFLAMTAMVTSACGQQGTSDGKLKITTTTGMITDVVQQVGGEYVDVSGLMGAGIDPHLYKASQGDVRKLDNADIIFYNGLHLEGKMAEMFEKLEKRKPTVAVSKYLTEDQLHSAPGQGAGMHDPHIWFNVKLWISTTEVIRDTLMEKDAVHADYYKEHAAAYIKQLEELDNYAREQIAHIPEADRILVTAHDAFGYFGEAYGLTVTGLQGMNTMSEYGSKDVSKLRDYLVEKKIKAVFIESSVPKKSIESVIEGARSLGHEVKIGGELYSDAMGDAGTFEGTYIGMVKHNVDTIVAALK, from the coding sequence ATGCGTAAAACGTACAAGACAAATTCTGCTCTTCGGAGATTTATTATGGTTATCGTTTTTCTGGCGATGACGGCAATGGTAACCTCAGCTTGCGGGCAGCAAGGAACGAGCGATGGGAAATTGAAAATTACGACAACAACAGGAATGATCACGGACGTAGTGCAGCAGGTAGGCGGTGAGTATGTCGATGTTAGCGGATTGATGGGGGCAGGGATTGACCCCCATCTATACAAGGCATCTCAAGGAGACGTGCGGAAGCTGGATAATGCGGACATTATTTTTTATAACGGCTTGCACTTAGAGGGCAAGATGGCCGAGATGTTCGAGAAATTGGAGAAGCGCAAGCCGACGGTAGCCGTCTCCAAATATTTGACGGAAGATCAGCTGCACTCTGCCCCAGGGCAAGGGGCTGGCATGCATGATCCGCATATTTGGTTCAATGTGAAGCTTTGGATTTCTACAACAGAGGTGATCCGCGACACACTGATGGAGAAGGATGCGGTCCATGCTGATTACTACAAAGAGCATGCAGCAGCCTACATCAAGCAGCTGGAGGAGCTGGACAATTATGCGAGAGAGCAAATTGCACATATTCCAGAGGCAGACCGCATTTTAGTAACAGCACACGATGCATTTGGATATTTTGGCGAAGCGTATGGTCTAACTGTCACGGGTTTGCAAGGTATGAATACGATGTCGGAGTACGGCTCAAAGGATGTTAGCAAGCTGCGCGACTACTTAGTTGAGAAAAAAATAAAAGCTGTTTTTATCGAATCCAGCGTTCCGAAAAAATCAATTGAATCGGTCATAGAAGGGGCAAGAAGCTTAGGCCATGAGGTGAAAATTGGCGGCGAGCTATACTCCGACGCAATGGGAGATGCCGGTACGTTTGAAGGCACTTATATCGGAATGGTGAAGCATAACGTGGATACGATTGTAGCCGCTTTGAAATAG
- a CDS encoding extracellular solute-binding protein — MKVLSKFVIPLVVFTLLVTGCSFGGKNEQKENEQSTLKIMYYDEGSFFQEYGMVFSALYPNIEIQVVENRKMYQSENKDMDAALDKFITEEQPDILMLDTDQYKKLALDGKLYDLDPVMEKEKYNTEGLIPGMIDYLRENGGGQVFGMTPSFYSQVMFYNKDLFEKYQIEPPTNRMSWDQTIQLARRFPTDGDKKERVYGLKMGYSEDLFEMASILANSENVNYVNASQKQMTINTDSWKNAFKQAIDALDSNALYFDSMRNQGGDEAMSQTYEDYLLSDPFIAGRLAMTMGDINFINQIKQAAENEKVKDKIVKNWDIVTVPVGQQNPDQSSMMSFNNIFSIRSESPSKDAAWKFLSYVTSEDFARVKSKSNNYNGLPVRTKYITDTEGHNFAAFYDLKPSTFNSYKDFDKLPQSFWGEFRGAASQELEKVKKKEQELDAALDILQVKGQEMLLKEDPVPTEGAEGAGTSESSGSVTTIETTE; from the coding sequence ATGAAAGTGTTGTCAAAATTCGTCATACCGCTAGTAGTTTTTACATTATTGGTAACCGGTTGCAGCTTTGGGGGCAAAAACGAACAAAAAGAAAATGAACAGTCAACGCTGAAAATTATGTATTACGATGAAGGTTCTTTCTTTCAGGAGTATGGCATGGTGTTCTCGGCATTATATCCAAATATTGAAATTCAAGTCGTAGAAAATAGGAAAATGTATCAAAGCGAAAACAAGGATATGGATGCTGCACTCGACAAGTTTATTACGGAGGAGCAGCCAGATATTTTAATGCTTGATACCGATCAATACAAAAAGCTGGCACTTGACGGCAAGCTTTATGATCTTGATCCGGTTATGGAGAAGGAAAAGTATAATACAGAGGGCTTGATTCCCGGCATGATTGATTATTTGAGAGAAAATGGCGGCGGACAGGTTTTTGGCATGACGCCAAGCTTTTATAGTCAAGTTATGTTCTACAACAAGGATTTGTTTGAGAAATACCAAATCGAGCCGCCGACCAATCGCATGAGCTGGGACCAGACGATACAATTGGCACGCCGCTTCCCTACTGATGGTGACAAAAAGGAACGCGTATACGGGCTGAAAATGGGCTACAGCGAAGATTTATTTGAAATGGCAAGCATTCTTGCTAATTCAGAAAACGTTAATTATGTGAATGCTTCGCAAAAACAAATGACGATAAACACAGATTCATGGAAAAATGCATTTAAGCAAGCCATTGATGCATTGGATTCGAACGCGCTTTATTTTGACAGCATGCGTAATCAAGGTGGCGACGAAGCGATGTCGCAAACCTATGAGGACTATTTGTTAAGCGATCCCTTCATAGCGGGCCGATTGGCGATGACGATGGGCGATATTAATTTCATCAATCAAATCAAGCAAGCGGCAGAGAATGAGAAAGTAAAAGATAAGATCGTGAAAAACTGGGATATTGTAACAGTTCCGGTTGGACAACAAAATCCGGATCAGTCAAGCATGATGTCTTTCAACAATATTTTCTCCATTCGCTCAGAATCACCGAGTAAGGACGCTGCGTGGAAATTCCTTAGCTATGTAACGAGTGAGGACTTTGCAAGAGTTAAGTCGAAGTCGAACAATTATAATGGATTGCCTGTCCGCACGAAATATATTACGGATACAGAAGGGCATAATTTTGCGGCATTTTATGATTTGAAGCCAAGTACCTTTAATAGCTATAAGGATTTTGACAAGCTGCCACAAAGCTTCTGGGGAGAATTTAGAGGCGCAGCCAGCCAAGAGCTTGAAAAAGTGAAGAAAAAGGAACAGGAACTTGATGCGGCGCTTGACATTTTGCAGGTGAAAGGCCAAGAAATGCTGTTGAAGGAAGATCCTGTACCTACTGAAGGTGCTGAAGGAGCTGGAACTTCGGAAAGCAGTGGTTCTGTTACTACAATTGAAACAACGGAGTAA
- a CDS encoding SCO family protein: MDFVKKHSFKIAVLALCAAMGIYLFITYGMPEKQTLPIEKAAPAFELTDLDDQKVTLASTNGKARIVYFYFANCPDVCPPTTFLLSQVQEQLKEEGKLGTKAELISITFDPVRDTPEVIRDFAKRNFADLNGWRFLRGDESNTMQIARDFGIGVIKNEDGSFSHSNVITIVDKDGQIRKWIDGSKEDLTAEEIVNQLNKVL, encoded by the coding sequence GTGGATTTTGTCAAAAAACATAGCTTCAAAATTGCGGTACTTGCGCTTTGCGCAGCAATGGGAATTTATTTATTTATTACGTACGGCATGCCGGAGAAGCAGACTCTTCCAATCGAGAAGGCTGCGCCAGCGTTTGAGCTGACAGATCTGGATGATCAGAAGGTAACACTCGCTTCAACAAATGGTAAGGCGCGAATTGTATATTTCTATTTCGCTAATTGTCCAGATGTTTGTCCGCCTACTACCTTCTTGCTGTCGCAGGTACAGGAGCAGCTTAAAGAGGAAGGCAAGCTCGGCACTAAAGCAGAGCTCATCTCGATTACGTTTGATCCAGTACGGGATACACCTGAAGTCATTCGTGATTTTGCAAAGCGGAATTTTGCTGATCTTAATGGTTGGCGTTTCCTGCGGGGCGATGAATCTAACACGATGCAAATTGCTAGAGATTTTGGCATTGGCGTCATTAAAAATGAGGATGGCTCCTTCTCTCACTCCAATGTAATTACGATTGTGGATAAGGACGGTCAAATTCGCAAATGGATTGATGGCAGCAAAGAAGATTTGACGGCTGAGGAAATCGTAAATCAATTAAACAAGGTGCTTTAA
- a CDS encoding penicillin-binding transpeptidase domain-containing protein, whose amino-acid sequence MQDDPQKREIINRRHFSFRLNLFFFITFALFSVLIVRLAILQFVEGPTLSAEGIGKSTRSVKIPPIRGNIYDATGHAIAYSTSTQSIYFTIQPELKLEKATASAKEMAQKLYEIFTKLGDPAKAMTVDDIIRQMDLDFKRNNISTPRRIKSGLTNKEVAYFMENRTAFKGVDIMEESVRNYDKDSISVQLVGYLKKFNTVRENVDFYKEKTTEEDPTLRYLDEEDVGFDGLERMYQDVLRGKNGLKTYPVNNAERIIGPMEITNPTKGSDLYLTINKNVQLTTETAIMDQLKKISTSTNKYERAKYAQTGFAVAMEVDTGKIVAMASMPDYDPNIWSGGRISKEDYENFQNILSNGTIRTVYGKYSEEERNEHPSSILPSGSVLKPLSVLVGLNEKLFKTSSTYLDNGRFSYGRTGYETYIRNSQFKSYGYIDGAQAIQHSSNTFMAAMVGDKLYRRDSQNGKNGVEIWDEYMKQFGLGVLTESDLPNETKGVIEYFNEAKNASSQSALVQASFGQQGRYTTLQLAQYTAMLANRGKRMKPQFVNEIKDADGNIIQGYTPVILNEVNYPIEYWKEVELGMSKVSSQGFEGVDYTYNRKTGTSQQSVKGRTAENAVFIAYAPADKPKLAVAVVVPDGGFGSYGASPIARKIFDAYDEEIGLYGVPKKKAPATNDAAGNTANNSTDIANAGTDTGTGTNE is encoded by the coding sequence ATGCAAGATGATCCGCAGAAACGGGAAATTATAAATCGACGTCATTTTTCGTTTCGATTGAACTTATTTTTCTTTATTACGTTCGCATTGTTTAGTGTTTTGATTGTAAGGCTAGCCATTTTACAGTTTGTTGAAGGGCCGACGCTAAGTGCTGAAGGGATCGGCAAAAGTACACGCAGCGTGAAGATTCCGCCGATTAGGGGCAATATTTACGACGCTACGGGTCATGCAATTGCGTATTCGACTTCGACCCAGTCTATTTATTTCACGATTCAGCCTGAGCTTAAGCTGGAGAAAGCGACTGCAAGTGCAAAAGAAATGGCGCAGAAGCTTTATGAAATATTTACAAAGCTTGGCGATCCTGCCAAGGCGATGACGGTTGACGATATTATTCGCCAGATGGATCTTGATTTTAAGCGGAATAATATCTCGACCCCGCGGCGGATTAAATCCGGCCTCACGAATAAAGAAGTGGCTTATTTCATGGAAAATCGCACGGCGTTCAAAGGTGTAGATATCATGGAGGAAAGCGTTCGGAACTATGATAAAGATTCGATTTCGGTGCAGCTTGTCGGGTATTTGAAGAAGTTTAATACCGTTCGCGAAAACGTAGACTTCTACAAGGAAAAGACGACTGAGGAAGATCCTACGCTGAGATATTTGGATGAAGAGGACGTTGGCTTCGACGGTCTTGAGCGGATGTATCAGGACGTGCTGCGCGGCAAAAATGGTTTGAAAACCTATCCCGTTAACAACGCGGAGCGTATTATCGGACCTATGGAAATAACGAACCCTACGAAGGGGTCGGACCTTTATTTAACCATTAACAAAAACGTACAGTTAACGACGGAAACAGCAATTATGGATCAGCTCAAAAAAATATCAACGTCTACAAACAAATATGAGCGTGCCAAATATGCACAAACCGGATTCGCAGTAGCGATGGAAGTTGATACAGGTAAAATCGTGGCGATGGCGAGTATGCCGGATTATGATCCTAATATTTGGTCAGGCGGCCGTATTAGCAAAGAGGATTACGAGAACTTCCAGAATATCTTATCGAACGGTACGATTCGAACGGTATATGGCAAGTATTCTGAAGAAGAGCGCAATGAGCATCCTTCTTCTATCCTTCCTTCGGGTTCTGTATTGAAGCCATTATCCGTTCTTGTTGGATTAAATGAGAAATTGTTTAAGACGTCAAGTACTTATTTAGATAATGGGAGATTCTCGTATGGTAGAACAGGGTACGAGACATATATCCGTAACTCCCAATTCAAATCTTATGGCTACATTGATGGAGCCCAAGCTATTCAGCATTCTTCCAATACGTTTATGGCAGCTATGGTTGGGGATAAGCTTTATAGAAGAGACTCGCAAAATGGCAAGAACGGCGTAGAAATTTGGGACGAATACATGAAGCAATTTGGTCTTGGCGTCCTGACGGAAAGCGATTTGCCTAACGAAACGAAGGGCGTTATTGAGTACTTTAACGAGGCGAAAAATGCCAGTTCGCAATCAGCGCTCGTTCAAGCCTCCTTCGGTCAGCAAGGGCGGTATACAACCTTGCAGCTCGCGCAATATACTGCAATGCTTGCTAATCGCGGCAAACGAATGAAGCCGCAATTTGTAAACGAAATTAAGGATGCAGATGGAAATATTATTCAAGGCTATACGCCTGTCATTTTGAATGAAGTAAATTACCCGATTGAATACTGGAAAGAAGTTGAGCTAGGCATGTCGAAGGTTAGCTCGCAAGGTTTTGAAGGCGTGGATTACACCTATAACCGTAAGACAGGTACGTCACAGCAATCAGTAAAAGGGCGGACTGCAGAAAATGCGGTATTTATCGCCTATGCGCCTGCCGATAAACCGAAGCTTGCTGTAGCTGTTGTTGTACCTGATGGTGGATTCGGGAGTTATGGAGCATCTCCAATTGCTCGTAAGATTTTTGATGCTTATGACGAGGAAATTGGTTTGTACGGCGTGCCGAAGAAGAAGGCGCCAGCTACAAATGATGCTGCTGGCAACACGGCTAATAATTCAACGGATATTGCTAATGCAGGAACTGATACAGGAACAGGAACAAACGAATAG
- a CDS encoding toprim domain-containing protein, translating to MDIAIIVEGKNDKARLKRVLHQDVPIFCTFGTPGSEQLDKLRKQIGKSQAYIFTDNDSSGKRIRFLLRDVFPDAEHIYTRRGYSGVEHTPEEYLIEQLEKAGLDAHILYPAQSPTSIWSKDEF from the coding sequence ATGGATATAGCCATTATCGTAGAAGGAAAAAATGACAAGGCAAGACTTAAGCGCGTCCTTCATCAAGATGTACCGATTTTCTGCACCTTCGGCACGCCCGGTTCCGAGCAATTGGACAAGCTTAGAAAACAAATTGGCAAAAGCCAAGCTTATATTTTCACCGACAATGATTCCTCTGGAAAACGGATTCGCTTCTTATTGCGCGACGTATTTCCAGATGCAGAGCATATTTATACCCGCAGAGGTTATTCAGGCGTAGAGCATACGCCAGAGGAATATTTAATTGAGCAATTAGAAAAAGCGGGCCTCGATGCGCATATCCTGTACCCTGCGCAGAGTCCCACTTCTATTTGGAGCAAAGATGAATTTTAA
- a CDS encoding transglutaminase-like domain-containing protein: MPMTSWDQLFREPEPIAIIVLLLLIGSLIQGMRRGASGSARRLFFFVWEGLAVIVCLVLAAQLTNTLSPAVAKWLTSKVKVPLHDLSGVEQAWYTLLTSLRDFALLRYGVLFLLGYLLLRALAASIEPLLEKAVEGVLRSGKEEPMAHLQGRRSASRAIGALIGAAHGAGRSFVFVVLLFVYVSLVPNGWYVDKISESTVYTKAASWLSPVAGDVLAGQGPVLAQAVEAQFKQILQRKYEIIDYAIPAEIEKAALYVTKDAQTNEDKARKLYDFLGTRIAYDWDKARNYEEQGIWKEQTPPETFDTRKGVCIDIARLYAVMARSAGLEVRVVTGMGANGKGGFGPHAWNEVRISEGDNGWIPLDATWANTGNWFNPPAFDDTHIRDA; encoded by the coding sequence ATGCCGATGACAAGCTGGGATCAATTATTTAGAGAGCCGGAGCCAATTGCTATCATTGTGCTTCTATTGCTAATTGGCTCTCTTATACAGGGGATGAGGAGAGGCGCATCGGGATCTGCGAGGCGTCTTTTCTTTTTTGTTTGGGAAGGTTTAGCAGTTATCGTATGTTTGGTACTGGCAGCACAGCTTACGAATACATTGTCACCAGCTGTAGCGAAGTGGTTGACTAGCAAGGTGAAGGTTCCTCTTCATGACCTCAGCGGGGTGGAGCAAGCATGGTACACGCTGCTTACGAGTTTGAGGGATTTTGCATTGCTGCGCTATGGCGTCTTGTTCCTGCTCGGTTATTTACTGCTGCGGGCATTGGCAGCTTCTATTGAGCCTTTGCTGGAGAAAGCAGTAGAAGGCGTTCTGAGGAGCGGCAAGGAAGAGCCTATGGCTCACTTGCAAGGCAGGCGAAGTGCTAGCCGTGCCATAGGGGCTTTAATTGGTGCTGCTCACGGAGCGGGTCGTTCATTTGTATTCGTCGTTCTTTTATTCGTTTATGTGTCCCTTGTGCCAAATGGCTGGTATGTCGACAAAATTTCCGAATCGACGGTTTATACCAAAGCGGCTTCGTGGCTGAGTCCAGTTGCCGGAGACGTTCTAGCAGGGCAAGGACCCGTGCTCGCCCAAGCGGTTGAAGCGCAGTTCAAACAAATTTTACAACGAAAATATGAGATTATTGATTACGCCATCCCAGCTGAGATTGAGAAAGCTGCTCTTTATGTGACCAAGGATGCGCAAACGAATGAGGATAAGGCGAGAAAGCTATATGACTTTCTTGGAACAAGAATTGCTTACGATTGGGACAAAGCTCGGAATTATGAAGAGCAGGGAATTTGGAAGGAACAGACACCTCCCGAAACATTTGATACGCGCAAAGGCGTATGTATAGATATAGCTCGTTTATATGCTGTAATGGCTAGGTCAGCAGGTCTAGAGGTACGGGTTGTAACTGGAATGGGAGCTAACGGTAAGGGAGGCTTCGGTCCACATGCTTGGAATGAGGTGCGAATCAGCGAAGGGGATAATGGCTGGATTCCACTGGATGCTACTTGGGCAAATACCGGGAATTGGTTTAATCCGCCGGCATTTGACGATACTCACATACGTGATGCATAG
- a CDS encoding metal ABC transporter permease, translating to MDRIWLMLTDPNMQWIFLGCTLLGLSSGVIGCFSYLRKQSLMGDTLAHAALPGICIAFMLTGVKSIGLFLIGAGISGLIATFGIGYITRNSKLKQDAAMGIVLSGFFGLGIVLLTLIQHGSYGNQAGLDKFLFGQAASMIASDVITMTVVCVSLITVCTLLFKQFKIISFDPGFARGIGYPVAFLEQLLMLLIVVAVVAGIQAVGVVLVAALLITPAVSARYWTDRLGLMVVLSGIFGAVSGAAGTWISASVSNLPTGPVTVLAATLLFCISILFGPQRGLLAKRLVRQRVKQSYNRDSDMLLEGKVKKEAAL from the coding sequence ATGGATAGAATATGGTTGATGCTGACCGATCCGAATATGCAATGGATTTTTCTAGGCTGTACGCTGCTTGGCTTAAGCAGTGGAGTGATCGGCTGCTTCTCGTATCTTAGGAAACAAAGCTTAATGGGCGATACGTTAGCCCATGCGGCATTGCCAGGCATATGCATTGCATTCATGCTTACTGGCGTTAAATCGATTGGACTGTTTCTCATAGGAGCAGGCATATCTGGTCTTATCGCAACGTTCGGTATTGGATATATTACTCGTAACTCTAAGCTTAAACAGGATGCAGCGATGGGTATCGTATTGTCAGGATTTTTTGGCCTCGGTATCGTACTGCTTACACTTATCCAGCATGGCAGCTATGGCAATCAAGCCGGATTGGATAAATTTCTGTTTGGGCAGGCGGCATCCATGATTGCATCTGACGTTATTACGATGACGGTCGTATGTGTGTCACTTATTACGGTTTGCACGCTGCTCTTTAAACAGTTTAAAATTATTTCTTTTGATCCCGGGTTTGCAAGAGGCATCGGTTATCCCGTAGCCTTTCTTGAGCAGCTGCTCATGCTTCTAATCGTCGTTGCTGTAGTAGCGGGTATTCAAGCGGTAGGTGTCGTACTCGTAGCTGCGCTGCTTATTACACCGGCCGTATCGGCTAGATACTGGACGGATCGCCTTGGGCTCATGGTTGTATTATCAGGTATATTCGGTGCAGTTAGCGGTGCTGCAGGCACTTGGATTAGCGCATCGGTGTCTAACTTGCCAACGGGACCTGTTACGGTGCTGGCAGCAACATTGCTCTTCTGCATTTCCATTCTATTTGGTCCACAGCGCGGATTACTTGCAAAAAGGCTGGTGCGCCAAAGAGTGAAGCAAAGCTATAATCGTGACTCCGATATGCTGCTAGAGGGCAAAGTGAAGAAGGAGGCGGCATTATGA